The Miscanthus floridulus cultivar M001 chromosome 7, ASM1932011v1, whole genome shotgun sequence genome includes a region encoding these proteins:
- the LOC136466922 gene encoding cytochrome P450 711A1-like: MRTTSDAILLALYKLAREASVGHQNSEQLGSSSLPHVPVSKLLSWRLQPFAMLHSQLGAVSHQSVPVLVLVSFLSLFSAFLIYFYAPFWSVRRVPGPPTRFPIGHLHLLAKNGPDVFRAIAKEYGPIFRFHMGRQPLVIVANAELCKEVGIKKFKGIRNRSTPPPSIGSLHQDALFLTRDSTWSAMRSTVVPLYQPARLAGLIPVMLSYVDILVANIAGCPDQDCIPFCQLSLRMAIDIIGKTAFGIEFGLSKNAAGSGETEGGEGEGDDNVGEFLKEYKRSMEFVKMDLSSSLSTILGLFLPCVQTPCKRLLRRVPGTADYKMNENESRLCSRIDAIIAGRQRDRATRRRGRDGDGAAPLDFIAALLDAMENGGGSKDFALADRHVRALAYEHLIAGTKTTAFTLSSVVYLVSCHPRVEEKLLREVDGFEPRHGRVPDADELQSRFPYLDQVIKEAMRFHLVSPLIARQTSERVEIGGYILPKGAYVWLAPGVLARDAAQFPDPEEFRPERFAPEAEEERTRHPYAHIPFGIGPRACIGHKFALQQVKLAVIELYRRYTFRHSPAMESPIQFDFDLVLSFRHGVKLRAIRRG; the protein is encoded by the exons ATGAGGACAACGTCGGATGCTATTCTCCTCGCCCTTTATAAATTGGCACGAGAAGCATCAGTGGGACACCAAAATTCTGAGCAACTAGGCAGCTCCTCTCTTCCACACGTGCCAGTGTCCAAGCTTCTCTCATGGAGATTGCAACCATTTGCGATGCTGCACTCACAGTTAGGCGCTGTTTCTCACCAAAGCGTGCCTGTTCTGGTGCTGGTATCTTTTCTGTCCCTCTTCAGCGCATTTCTGATATACTTCTATGCACCCTTCTGGAGTGTGAGGAGAGTCCCAGGGCCTCCAACTAGATTCCCCATAGGCCATCTTCACCTTCTTGCCAAGAATGGGCCAGACGTTTTCCGTGCCATTGCGAAGGAGTATGGTCCAATCTTCAG GTTTCACATGGGAAGGCAGCCACTGGTGATCGTGGCCAATGCCGAGCTGTGCAAGGAGGTTGGCATCAAGAAGTTCAAGGGCATCCGCAATCGGAGCACCCCGCCGCCGTCAATCGGTTCCCTGCACCAGGACGCCCTCTTCCTCACCAG GGACTCAACGTGGTCGGCGATGAGGAGCACAGTGGTCCCGCTCTACCAGCCAGCACGGCTCGCCGGGCTCATTCCAGTGATGCTGTCGTATGTGGACATACTGGTGGCCAACATCGCCGGCTGCCCGGACCAGGACTGCATCCCCTTCTGCCAGCTCTCGCTCCGGATGGCCATCGACATCATCGGCAAGACGGCCTTCGGCATCGAGTTCGGCCTGTCGAAGAATGCCGCAGGCAGTGGCGAGACCGAaggcggcgagggcgagggcgacgaCAACGTCGGGGAGTTCCTCAAGGAGTACAAGAGGTCCATGGAGTTCGTCAAGATGGACCTGTCGAGCTCGCTGTCCACCATCCTTGGTCTCTTCCTCCCGTGCGTCCAGACGCCGTGCAAGCGGCTGCTACGGCGGGTGCCCGGCACGGCGGACTACAAGATGAACGAGAACGAGAGCCGGTTGTGCTCCCGCATCGACGCGATCATAGCCGGCCGGCAGCGAGATCGGGCCACGCGCCGGCGTGGCAGAGATGGCGACGGCGCCGCCCCGCTGGACTTCATCGCGGCGCTGCTGGATGCGATGGAGAACGGCGGCGGCTCGAAGGACTTCGCGCTGGCGGACAGGCACGTCCGCGCGCTGGCGTACGAGCACCTCATCGCCGGCACCAAGACGACGGCGTTCACGCTGTCGTCGGTGGTGTACCTGGTGTCGTGCCACCCGCGCGTGGAGGAGAAGCTGCTCCGGGAGGTGGACGGCTTCGAGCCGCGCCACGGACGCGTGCCGGACGCCGATGAGCTCCAGAGCAGGTTCCCCTACCTCGACCAGGTCATCAAGGAGGCCATGCGGTTCCACCTCGTCTCCCCACTCATCGCCAGGCAGACCTCCGAGCGCGTAGAGATTGGCGGCTACATCCTCCCAAAG GGCGCGTACGTGTGGCTGGCGCCGGGGGTGCTGGCCCGGGACGCGGCGCAGTTCCCGGACCCGGAGGAGTTCCGGCCCGAGCGGTTCGCgccggaggcggaggaggagcggaCGCGCCACCCGTACGCGCACATCCCCTTCGGCATCGGCCCGAGGGCGTGCATCGGCCACAAGTTCGCGCTGCAGCAGGTGAAGCTCGCCGTGATCGAGCTCTACCGCCGGTACACATTCCGACACTCGCCGGCCATGGAGTCGCCCATCCAGTTCGACTTCGACCTCGTCCTTTCCTTCCGCCACGGCGTCAAGCTCAGGGCCATCAGGAGGGGCTGA
- the LOC136466923 gene encoding uncharacterized protein, producing MAKPAAAAARKPSAASTVALTLALALASAGLLFLLLRLSPSSPSPTAHPHRRLRLRARAHAHHHQIPFDPVVADIERRLEDREWERLAAAGLHAPGMEAAPVPEDLIDGEADADEDYINDAARFNLTFRVEALFPKIDVDPADGAVTGAELAAWNLANARREVLHRTARELELHDRDHDGRVAFGEYERPSWAWRFDDLNSTNDGVGWWKEEHFSAADMDGDGFLNLTEFNDFLHPADTTNPKLIHWLCKEEVRERDKDNDGKLNFQEFFSGLFYSILHYDDEGITDDTGGSDAPAKKSFSHLDLDNDGFLSADELRPIIDNLHPSEHFYAKQQADYVISQADTNKDGQLSMNEMIENPYVFYNALFTEDDYGFHDELR from the exons ATGGcgaagccggcggcggcggcggcgaggaagcCCTCTGCGGCGTCGACCGTCGCACTGACACTGGCTCTGGCCCTGGCCTCGGCtggcctcctcttcctcctactcCGCCTCTCTCCCTCCTCCCCGTCCCCCACCGCGCACCCgcaccgccgcctccgcctccgcgcccGCGCGCACGCGCACCACCACCAGATCCCATTCGACCCTGTCGTCGCGGACATCGAGCGCCGCCTCGAAGACCGCGAGTGGGAGCGCCTCGCCGCCGCGGGGCTGCACGCGCCGGGGATGGAGGCGGCGCCGGTCCCAGAGGATCTCATCGACGGCGAGGCCGACGCCGACGAGGACTACATCAACGACGCGGCGCGCTTCAACTTGACGTTTCGCGTGGAGGCGCTGTTCCCAAAGATCGACGTCGACCCTGCCGATGGCGCCGTCACGGGCGCCGAGCTGGCCGCGTGGAACCTCGCGAATGCGCGGCGGGAGGTGCTGCACCGCACCGCCCGGGAGCTCGAGCTGCACGACCGCGATCACGACGGCCGCGTCGCCTTCGGCGAGTACGAGCGGCCCAGCTGGGCCTGGCGTTTCGACG ATCTTAACTCAACTAATGATGGAGTGGGATGGTGGAAGGAGGAGCATTTTAGTGCTGCAGATATGGATGGTGATGGCTTTCTAAATCTTACTGAGTTTAATGA CTTTTTACATCCAGCTGATACAACCAACCCAAAGCTAATACATTGGTTGTGCAAAGAAGAAGTCAG GGAAAGAGATAAAGACAACGATGGAAAGCTCAATTTCCAAGAGTTCTTCAGTGGATTATTTTATTCAATTCTACACTATGATGATGAAGGCATAACAGATGACACTGGTGGCTCTGATGCACCAGCTAAAAAGTCATTTTCACACCTTGATCTGGATAATGATGG GTTCTTATCAGCAGATGAGCTAAGGCCTATAATTGATAATCTCCATCCGTCAGAACACTTCTATGCCAAGCAACAAGCTGACTATGTAATATCTCAG GCTGACACAAACAAAGATGGACAGTTGAGCATGAACGAGATGATCGAGAACCCCTATGTCTTTTACAATGCTTTATTCACAGAAGATGATTATGGTTTTCATGACGAGCTCCGTTAG